In Pseudobacter ginsenosidimutans, the following are encoded in one genomic region:
- a CDS encoding TonB-dependent receptor has product MMTLIFICSLITFAADETGIIRGKVTTSDGNPAEAVTVTFKGTKRSAVTDEYGNFVVRNLEPGNYTIEISFVGHETYQKEVTVKEKETINITIELQVSSKDLQEVIVSGNKMTRTSSDYVSKINLKNTENSQVYTTITGTLMKQQMAFSVDDVIHNSPGVQTMWQATGRGGDGGAYYNMRGFIVQSQLRNGISGNITSRADAVNVERIEVVKGPSATLFGSTLSSYGGLINRVTKKAYDHFGGEISYAMGSYGFNRATVDINTPLDKDKKVLLRTNAAYYSEGAWRDYGFNKGFVFAPTLTYKASDRLSFNFDAEIYNSSNASEPFVFFYSPTDQLGAHNPKELGIDYKRSYSSNDIFQKSKVANFFGQASYKISDKWTSQTNVSTSYSNSDGPFAYFYLVPNTDRPGADSMVRAVQSTANSDMNVYEVQQNFIGDFKTGKLRHRVLAGLDYLHQNSDQMFYGADFDMIPKNGVIPTYGNFNKDNLNKVLQDGSTVWYYPVRFQASTYSAYVGDVVNITDYVIASAAVRVDRYDYRGNFDPTKGGYEGGYAQTFFSPRFGLVIQPIPDVVSIFGNYQNGFTNKPGGPYVEEGEPRKSFDPEEATQLEGGVKVNLLGGKLTSTVSYYNIKVKNVLRADPIHPNFSIQNGTQRSQGFEAEVIANPVKGLNLVLGYAYNDSKFLESDEGVKGRRPDVAGSPHTFNSWVNYTFSGKLKGFGIGGGVRYQSDNMIVNSVENGVFTLPEFTLVDATIYYDQAKWRFGLKCNNLTNQEYYIGYTTLNPQQLRTIMGSVTFKF; this is encoded by the coding sequence ATGATGACGCTGATCTTCATCTGCTCCCTGATCACATTTGCAGCAGATGAAACAGGAATCATCAGAGGAAAAGTAACCACTTCAGACGGCAACCCTGCAGAAGCCGTTACGGTCACTTTCAAAGGAACCAAAAGATCAGCAGTAACAGACGAGTATGGCAATTTTGTAGTGCGTAACCTCGAACCAGGGAACTACACAATCGAGATCTCTTTCGTAGGTCATGAAACCTATCAGAAAGAAGTGACGGTAAAAGAAAAAGAAACCATCAATATCACCATCGAACTGCAGGTATCTTCCAAAGACCTGCAGGAAGTAATTGTGAGCGGCAACAAGATGACGCGCACCAGCAGTGATTATGTATCAAAGATCAACCTTAAGAATACAGAGAACTCCCAGGTGTACACAACCATCACCGGCACATTGATGAAGCAACAGATGGCATTTTCTGTGGACGATGTGATCCACAATTCTCCTGGTGTACAAACCATGTGGCAGGCCACCGGCCGTGGTGGCGATGGCGGCGCTTATTACAATATGCGCGGCTTCATCGTTCAAAGCCAGCTGAGGAATGGTATTTCCGGAAATATCACCAGCCGCGCCGATGCCGTGAACGTAGAACGTATCGAAGTGGTGAAAGGCCCATCCGCTACGCTCTTCGGCAGCACACTTTCTTCCTACGGTGGTTTGATCAACCGTGTTACCAAGAAAGCATACGACCATTTCGGTGGCGAAATTTCCTACGCAATGGGAAGCTATGGTTTCAACCGCGCTACTGTTGATATCAACACACCGCTGGACAAAGACAAAAAAGTTTTGCTCCGCACCAACGCGGCCTATTATTCTGAAGGAGCATGGAGGGATTACGGGTTCAACAAAGGTTTTGTATTTGCTCCAACGCTTACCTACAAAGCCTCTGATCGTCTTTCTTTCAACTTCGATGCAGAGATTTACAACTCCAGCAATGCATCAGAACCTTTTGTATTTTTCTATTCCCCCACAGACCAGCTGGGAGCACATAACCCCAAAGAACTCGGCATAGACTATAAAAGGTCATATTCTTCCAATGATATTTTCCAGAAATCGAAAGTGGCTAATTTCTTTGGCCAGGCATCTTACAAAATATCAGACAAATGGACTTCACAAACCAATGTGAGTACTTCTTACAGTAACTCTGATGGTCCTTTTGCTTATTTCTACCTGGTGCCTAATACAGACCGTCCTGGTGCTGACTCCATGGTACGTGCCGTACAGTCTACAGCCAACAGTGACATGAATGTGTACGAAGTGCAGCAGAATTTTATCGGTGATTTCAAAACCGGCAAACTCAGGCATCGCGTATTGGCCGGATTGGATTATCTCCACCAGAACTCCGATCAGATGTTCTATGGCGCCGATTTCGATATGATACCCAAGAACGGAGTGATCCCTACTTACGGTAATTTCAACAAGGATAACCTGAACAAAGTATTGCAGGATGGTTCCACCGTTTGGTATTATCCTGTAAGATTCCAGGCTTCCACTTACAGCGCATACGTAGGCGATGTAGTGAACATCACAGATTACGTGATCGCATCTGCAGCTGTTCGTGTAGACAGATATGATTACAGAGGCAATTTCGATCCAACAAAAGGCGGTTATGAGGGTGGCTATGCACAAACATTCTTCTCTCCCCGTTTCGGACTGGTGATCCAACCCATTCCTGATGTAGTATCCATCTTCGGTAACTACCAGAATGGTTTCACCAATAAGCCCGGTGGTCCATATGTTGAAGAAGGAGAGCCCAGGAAGAGTTTCGATCCTGAGGAAGCAACGCAATTGGAAGGCGGAGTAAAAGTGAACCTGCTCGGAGGCAAACTCACCAGCACCGTGAGCTATTACAATATCAAAGTAAAAAATGTATTGCGTGCTGATCCTATCCACCCCAACTTCTCGATCCAGAATGGAACCCAGAGAAGCCAGGGTTTCGAAGCGGAAGTAATTGCAAACCCCGTGAAAGGTCTGAACCTCGTACTCGGTTATGCTTATAACGATTCTAAATTCCTGGAATCTGATGAAGGCGTGAAAGGCCGTCGTCCGGACGTTGCAGGGTCTCCCCACACATTCAATAGCTGGGTGAATTATACTTTCTCCGGAAAACTCAAAGGCTTTGGCATCGGTGGCGGTGTTAGATATCAGAGCGATAATATGATCGTGAACAGTGTGGAGAACGGCGTATTCACGCTTCCTGAATTCACACTGGTAGACGCAACTATCTATTATGATCAGGCTAAATGGAGATTCGGCCTGAAATGTAATAACCTTACCAACCAGGAGTATTATATCGGTTACACTACCCTCAATCCTCAGCAACTGAGGACCATCATGGGAAGCGTTACCTTCAAGTTCTAA
- a CDS encoding 3' terminal RNA ribose 2'-O-methyltransferase Hen1: MLLTISTTRRPASDLSFLLHKHPGKVQQVEISAGIAHLFYPESTDEKCTIALLLDIDPVGLVRKKNENDFALQQYVNDRPYVASSLMSAAIAKSFGTAMGGRCQLKPELVDIPFPLEVQLSGLPVSGGEELLRSLFVPLGYTVIASRYPIDPKFPEWGLSRFYSVQLTNTITIQQLLSHLYLLIPVCDNEKHYFVGQHEVEKLMEKGKDWLPSHPARELITKRYLKYKSSLTNEALSMLLKEEDEEQEDATEGAEHTPKLRVHDQRLQAVCDELLLTGAHSVADLGCGEGKLLKLLIEQKQFKKILGMDVSHRSLSIANDRLKTERMPDRQRARLGLIQGSLMYRDQRLEGYEAAALVEVIEHLDEPRLAAMEKVIFGYTKPIYVIITTPNKEYNVLFESMPENAMRHTDHRFEWTRQEFSDWGNRVAAEHGYHVSFKAVGEEQPEAGALTQMAIFSKNK; this comes from the coding sequence ATGTTACTTACTATCAGCACTACACGAAGACCTGCATCCGACCTGAGCTTTCTCTTGCACAAACATCCCGGTAAAGTGCAGCAGGTAGAGATCTCTGCCGGCATCGCGCATTTATTCTATCCCGAATCCACAGACGAAAAATGTACCATCGCATTGTTGCTGGACATCGATCCCGTGGGACTCGTCCGCAAAAAGAACGAGAACGATTTCGCATTGCAACAATATGTGAACGACCGCCCCTATGTGGCCAGTTCGCTCATGAGCGCCGCCATCGCCAAATCCTTTGGTACAGCCATGGGCGGCCGTTGCCAGCTGAAGCCGGAACTGGTGGATATCCCGTTCCCGCTGGAAGTGCAGCTGAGCGGTCTGCCCGTTTCAGGAGGAGAGGAATTGCTGCGGTCTTTGTTTGTACCTCTGGGCTATACAGTTATTGCTTCCCGTTACCCTATTGATCCGAAATTCCCGGAATGGGGGCTTAGCCGGTTCTACTCAGTTCAGTTGACAAATACTATCACTATTCAGCAATTGCTGTCGCATCTTTACCTGCTCATTCCAGTTTGTGATAACGAGAAGCATTATTTCGTAGGGCAGCATGAAGTGGAAAAACTGATGGAGAAAGGGAAGGACTGGCTGCCTTCGCATCCCGCCCGCGAACTGATCACCAAACGTTACCTCAAATATAAAAGCAGTCTTACCAATGAAGCCCTCAGCATGTTATTGAAAGAGGAGGACGAGGAACAGGAAGATGCAACTGAAGGAGCGGAGCATACCCCTAAATTGCGCGTGCACGATCAGCGCCTGCAGGCGGTTTGCGATGAGCTGCTGCTCACCGGCGCACATTCTGTAGCGGACCTCGGTTGCGGAGAAGGTAAACTGCTCAAACTCCTGATTGAACAAAAGCAGTTCAAAAAAATATTGGGTATGGATGTGAGTCATCGATCGCTCAGTATTGCCAATGACAGGCTGAAAACTGAAAGGATGCCAGACAGGCAGCGTGCAAGGCTCGGCCTGATCCAGGGATCTCTCATGTACCGGGATCAACGGCTGGAAGGATACGAAGCCGCCGCACTGGTGGAAGTGATCGAACACCTGGATGAACCCAGGCTGGCTGCCATGGAAAAAGTGATTTTCGGCTATACAAAGCCGATATATGTGATCATCACAACGCCCAACAAGGAATACAATGTACTTTTCGAATCCATGCCTGAAAATGCGATGCGGCATACAGATCATCGTTTCGAATGGACACGCCAGGAATTTTCCGACTGGGGCAACCGCGTAGCTGCCGAACACGGGTACCATGTCAGCTTCAAAGCCGTGGGTGAAGAACAGCCTGAAGCAGGCGCACTTACGCAAATGGCTATTTTCTCAAAGAACAAATAA
- a CDS encoding NAD(P)/FAD-dependent oxidoreductase has product MAQDIQKVVVVGGGFAGINFVKRLANDDRFQVTLVDKNNYHFFPPLLYQVASSFIEPSNISYPFRRMFQKMRNCRFHMGSFLKVNPEQNTIETDTGILSYDILVLSVGAESNYFGMTNVQQHALPMKNIDDALVLRNQLLLNMEEAVRSADPDEKARLLNIVISGGGPTGVEVAGMLAEMGRYIQAKEYPEIRDLTSHIYLIDAGPTLLGPMSPKAQKEATAQLERLGVHIILNKAVKDYVDGKVILADGTAIETHALIWTSGVTGRTLPGIPAESIGRGKRLLVDANNKVLNTTNIYALGDICFQISDPAFPNGHPQLAQVAIQQGTLLGKNLKRAADGQKMLSFFYNDKGSMAIISKYKAVADLPKTFLKGFIAWFIWLFVHIIPLVGFRNKVWLAFSWMWAFFTNNPTLRLIIRPKKDKA; this is encoded by the coding sequence ATGGCACAGGACATTCAGAAAGTTGTAGTTGTAGGAGGAGGATTTGCAGGGATCAATTTTGTAAAAAGGCTCGCCAATGACGACCGGTTCCAGGTAACGCTGGTAGACAAGAACAATTATCATTTCTTCCCGCCCCTCTTGTACCAGGTGGCTTCTTCTTTCATCGAGCCTTCCAATATCAGTTATCCTTTCCGCCGGATGTTCCAGAAAATGAGGAATTGCCGTTTTCATATGGGCAGTTTCCTGAAAGTGAATCCGGAGCAAAACACGATCGAAACCGATACAGGAATTCTCTCATACGATATACTCGTTCTATCCGTAGGTGCTGAATCGAATTATTTCGGCATGACTAACGTGCAGCAACATGCGCTGCCGATGAAGAATATCGATGATGCGCTCGTTCTCCGCAACCAGCTCCTGCTGAATATGGAAGAAGCTGTCCGTTCTGCCGATCCGGATGAAAAGGCAAGATTATTGAATATCGTTATTTCCGGCGGAGGTCCTACCGGTGTGGAAGTGGCCGGTATGCTGGCCGAGATGGGCCGCTATATCCAGGCCAAGGAATATCCTGAGATCCGCGACCTCACATCGCATATCTATCTTATTGATGCCGGCCCCACTTTACTCGGCCCCATGAGCCCGAAGGCGCAGAAAGAAGCCACTGCACAACTCGAACGCCTGGGCGTTCATATCATTCTCAATAAAGCCGTGAAAGATTATGTAGATGGGAAAGTGATCCTGGCCGATGGCACGGCTATCGAAACTCATGCACTGATCTGGACCTCCGGCGTAACCGGCCGCACTTTACCCGGTATTCCCGCGGAATCGATCGGCCGCGGCAAGCGTCTGCTCGTAGACGCCAACAACAAAGTACTGAACACAACCAATATCTATGCCCTTGGCGATATCTGTTTCCAAATCTCCGATCCAGCCTTTCCTAACGGTCATCCTCAGCTGGCGCAGGTTGCCATCCAGCAGGGAACATTACTCGGAAAGAATCTCAAACGCGCGGCAGACGGACAAAAAATGCTCTCCTTCTTCTACAACGACAAAGGCTCCATGGCCATCATCTCCAAATACAAGGCCGTTGCCGACCTTCCCAAAACATTCCTGAAGGGATTCATTGCCTGGTTCATCTGGCTTTTCGTTCACATCATCCCGTTAGTAGGCTTCCGCAATAAGGTATGGCTGGCCTTCTCCTGGATGTGGGCCTTCTTTACCAACAATCCAACGCTAAGACTAATCATCAGACCCAAAAAAGACAAAGCCTAA
- a CDS encoding polynucleotide kinase-phosphatase — translation MRSNAEYIHIPGLSLVVLIGASSSGKSTFARKHFKPTEIVSSDQCRGIVSDDENSLSASNDAFDLARYIVAKRLKNGLLTVVDATNVQESARKDWIKLAREYHVLPVAIVVNTPEKICSQRSKVRPDRDLGPHVIPHQISQLRRSLRYLKGEGFRQIFELSVEDTDNIKGIIRDPLYNDKKTVHGPFDIIGDIHGCVDELVLLLQKLGYQKENDNWVHPEGRKPIFLGDLVDRGPDSPGVLKLIMPMVKTGLAWCVPGNHDDKLKRWLTGKQVHVRHGLEVTVAQLAGESDEFRKEIVQFVDGLISHYVFDDGKLVVAHAGMKESMQGRGSGAVREFALYGETTGETDEFGLPIRYNWAAEYKGKAMVVYGHTPVPEPQWLNNTIDIDTGCVFGGRLTALRYPEKELVSVPAAKVYSEPVRPLAPAPVTLTLQQQQDDVLDISDFTGKQIVPTRLGHNITIREEQSITALEVMSRFAVDPRWLIYLPPTMSPSETSSLPDYLEYPTEAFDYFRKAGIQKLVCEKKHMGSRAVVIVGRNAKAIQKAFGITGDATGVIYTRTGRAFFTDTVTEQALLQRLNTALESAGFYDQFKTDWVCLDTELMPWSSKAQTLLQNQYGAVGAVATGSLQAAMQVLQQAGTHVDVQALLSRYKEKQASVQNFITAYRQYCWPVEQLEDYKIAPFHILAAEGQTYFDKDHGWHMDTIATICAQDPGILLATEYKVTDLQAENSIQQATDWWLQLNASGGEGMVVKPWNFIETNAKGLIQPAIKVRGREYLRIIYGAEYTLPENMNRLKNRGLNGKRSLALREFALGLEGLERFCQHMPLRAVHQCVFGVLALESEPVDPRL, via the coding sequence ATGCGATCCAACGCAGAATACATACATATTCCAGGGCTTTCCCTGGTAGTTTTGATCGGGGCTTCCAGCTCCGGCAAATCAACTTTCGCCCGGAAGCATTTCAAACCAACGGAGATCGTCAGCTCCGATCAATGCCGTGGTATTGTGAGCGATGATGAGAACAGCCTGTCTGCATCCAATGATGCATTTGACCTGGCCCGCTATATCGTTGCTAAGAGATTGAAGAATGGCTTACTCACAGTAGTAGATGCCACCAACGTGCAGGAAAGCGCCAGAAAGGACTGGATCAAACTGGCGCGTGAATACCATGTACTGCCTGTAGCCATCGTAGTGAACACGCCTGAAAAGATCTGCTCACAACGAAGCAAGGTCCGTCCGGATCGCGATCTTGGCCCGCACGTGATCCCGCATCAGATCTCGCAACTTCGCAGAAGCTTACGCTATCTGAAAGGAGAAGGCTTTCGACAGATATTTGAACTGAGCGTGGAAGACACAGACAATATCAAAGGCATCATCCGCGATCCTTTGTACAACGATAAGAAAACAGTACACGGCCCATTTGATATCATCGGCGATATACATGGCTGTGTTGATGAACTGGTTTTGCTGTTGCAAAAACTCGGCTACCAAAAAGAAAATGATAACTGGGTTCATCCGGAAGGAAGAAAACCAATCTTTCTCGGCGATCTGGTGGATCGCGGTCCAGATTCTCCCGGCGTGCTGAAACTGATCATGCCGATGGTGAAAACAGGTCTTGCCTGGTGCGTGCCCGGTAACCACGATGATAAACTGAAACGATGGCTCACCGGTAAGCAGGTGCATGTCCGTCATGGACTGGAAGTTACTGTTGCGCAACTGGCAGGTGAGTCCGATGAGTTCCGGAAAGAGATCGTGCAATTTGTGGATGGACTGATCAGCCATTATGTTTTTGATGATGGCAAGCTGGTAGTAGCGCATGCGGGCATGAAAGAATCCATGCAGGGCCGCGGATCCGGCGCTGTTCGTGAGTTTGCGTTGTATGGAGAAACAACCGGAGAGACAGATGAATTCGGTTTGCCCATCCGTTACAACTGGGCTGCTGAATACAAAGGCAAAGCGATGGTAGTTTATGGTCATACGCCCGTGCCTGAACCGCAATGGCTTAACAATACGATCGATATCGATACAGGTTGCGTGTTCGGCGGCAGGTTGACCGCCCTTCGCTATCCTGAAAAGGAATTGGTTTCTGTTCCGGCAGCAAAAGTGTACAGCGAGCCCGTGCGTCCGCTCGCGCCGGCGCCGGTTACACTTACACTGCAGCAACAACAGGATGATGTGCTGGATATATCGGATTTCACAGGAAAGCAGATCGTTCCTACCAGGCTCGGACATAATATTACTATTCGTGAAGAGCAGTCCATTACGGCGCTTGAAGTGATGAGCCGGTTTGCTGTAGATCCACGCTGGCTTATCTATCTTCCCCCTACAATGAGTCCATCTGAAACCAGCAGCCTGCCTGATTATCTCGAATACCCCACCGAGGCATTCGATTATTTCAGAAAAGCAGGAATTCAGAAACTGGTCTGTGAAAAGAAACATATGGGATCAAGGGCTGTGGTGATCGTGGGAAGAAATGCGAAAGCCATTCAGAAAGCTTTTGGTATTACAGGGGACGCTACCGGTGTGATATATACGAGAACCGGACGGGCGTTCTTCACTGATACTGTCACTGAGCAGGCTTTATTGCAGAGACTGAATACAGCACTTGAATCAGCGGGATTCTATGATCAATTCAAAACAGATTGGGTTTGTCTGGATACCGAGCTCATGCCCTGGAGCAGCAAAGCGCAAACTCTATTGCAAAATCAATATGGAGCAGTCGGTGCTGTGGCCACGGGTTCCCTGCAGGCTGCCATGCAGGTACTGCAACAGGCAGGTACACACGTAGATGTACAAGCACTGCTAAGCCGCTATAAGGAAAAACAGGCAAGCGTACAGAATTTTATCACTGCTTACCGTCAATATTGCTGGCCGGTTGAACAACTGGAAGATTACAAAATTGCACCATTCCATATTCTCGCAGCAGAAGGCCAGACCTATTTTGATAAGGATCATGGCTGGCATATGGATACCATCGCCACTATCTGCGCACAGGATCCGGGCATCCTGCTCGCAACTGAATACAAAGTGACCGATTTGCAAGCTGAGAACAGTATTCAACAGGCAACTGACTGGTGGCTGCAGCTTAATGCCAGTGGTGGAGAAGGAATGGTAGTGAAACCCTGGAACTTTATTGAGACCAATGCAAAAGGACTGATCCAACCTGCTATCAAAGTGCGTGGACGTGAATATCTCCGCATCATCTATGGAGCTGAATATACTTTGCCGGAGAATATGAACAGATTAAAGAATCGTGGACTTAATGGTAAACGCTCACTGGCGCTGCGTGAGTTTGCGCTGGGCTTGGAAGGACTGGAAAGATTCTGCCAACATATGCCGCTGCGAGCTGTACACCAATGCGTATTTGGTGTGTTGGCGCTGGAAAGCGAACCTGTGGATCCCCGATTGTAG
- a CDS encoding RagB/SusD family nutrient uptake outer membrane protein, translating into MNFSNLLNTKAGSAVFLLTALALTGCKKLVEIDPPRETIATEKVFNNNQNAYSALAGMYSMMMTGTDGSPNFSNGGLSIYAGMMADEVESLAGVNNPDDYQYYSNQLRNDNALAQPLFWDVPYRVIYSANSIIEGVTTSTSPLLSDTTRVQLNAESKFVRAYCHFMLLNLHGDVPLMTTTDIRKTALVPRTPVADLYRQIEADLKDAFANLPDDYKFSAQQRSRPNKWAAAALLARVYLYQQKWAEAEAQATAVIDKTSLYDIIPLANVFKPNSPEAIFQLEHVPGNTHDITVEGSRLAPFFRYSMLPPDYQALFLDPSFFPAVAPQIIPSYFLSLEQLAAFETDDDRRAVWVDGFVSPDMEGYHGKKYFYPVKYEGLPTANNAPVPAQAHMVLRLAEQYLIRAEARAQQGADLTGAAADIDKIRNRAGLGNTTAASKEELLEAVLHERQTELFTEDGQRWFDLRRFGKANAVLGAMPNKQPWNPDHLLLPIPAREIQRNPLLKPNPGY; encoded by the coding sequence ATGAATTTCTCCAATCTATTAAACACAAAAGCCGGATCTGCAGTTTTCCTGCTGACTGCCCTGGCTTTAACAGGGTGTAAGAAACTGGTGGAGATCGATCCGCCGCGCGAAACGATCGCTACAGAGAAAGTCTTCAACAATAACCAGAATGCCTACTCAGCCCTTGCGGGTATGTATTCCATGATGATGACAGGTACAGACGGAAGCCCTAATTTCAGTAATGGCGGCCTTAGCATTTATGCCGGCATGATGGCTGATGAAGTAGAGTCGCTGGCAGGGGTTAACAACCCGGATGACTATCAGTATTACTCCAATCAATTACGAAATGATAACGCACTGGCACAACCGCTTTTCTGGGATGTGCCATACCGGGTGATCTATTCAGCCAATTCCATTATTGAAGGGGTGACTACCTCCACTTCGCCATTGCTTTCCGATACAACACGTGTTCAACTGAATGCAGAGTCGAAATTTGTGAGGGCTTACTGTCATTTTATGCTGCTCAACCTGCATGGCGATGTGCCGCTGATGACAACAACTGATATCAGGAAAACTGCACTGGTTCCCAGAACCCCGGTTGCAGACCTGTACAGGCAGATAGAGGCAGATCTGAAAGATGCATTTGCCAATCTTCCGGATGATTACAAATTCTCAGCACAGCAGAGGAGCCGCCCCAACAAATGGGCTGCAGCCGCTTTGCTGGCGCGAGTGTATCTCTATCAGCAAAAATGGGCGGAAGCTGAAGCGCAGGCTACAGCAGTGATTGATAAGACCAGTCTTTACGATATTATTCCTTTGGCAAATGTGTTCAAACCCAATAGCCCTGAAGCCATTTTTCAACTGGAGCATGTGCCCGGCAATACGCACGATATTACTGTTGAGGGTTCCAGACTGGCTCCTTTCTTCCGTTATTCAATGTTGCCGCCGGATTATCAGGCATTGTTCCTTGACCCTTCCTTTTTCCCGGCTGTTGCACCGCAGATCATTCCTTCTTATTTTTTATCGCTGGAACAATTGGCGGCATTTGAAACGGATGATGACAGGAGAGCTGTTTGGGTAGATGGGTTTGTTTCTCCCGATATGGAAGGTTATCATGGCAAGAAATATTTTTATCCGGTTAAGTATGAAGGACTGCCAACGGCAAACAATGCACCGGTCCCTGCACAGGCGCATATGGTACTCAGGCTGGCTGAGCAATATCTCATCAGGGCGGAAGCAAGGGCACAGCAAGGTGCAGATCTTACCGGCGCTGCAGCGGATATCGACAAGATCAGGAACCGCGCCGGACTAGGCAATACAACAGCAGCCAGCAAAGAAGAACTGCTGGAAGCGGTTTTGCATGAACGTCAAACAGAACTCTTCACCGAAGACGGACAAAGATGGTTTGATCTCAGAAGGTTTGGAAAGGCCAACGCAGTTTTAGGTGCAATGCCCAACAAACAGCCCTGGAATCCCGATCATTTATTGCTTCCGATCCCTGCCAGGGAAATTCAAAGGAACCCGCTGCTGAAGCCCAATCCCGGCTACTAA